From the Lathyrus oleraceus cultivar Zhongwan6 chromosome 4, CAAS_Psat_ZW6_1.0, whole genome shotgun sequence genome, one window contains:
- the LOC127073522 gene encoding uncharacterized protein LOC127073522, with product MTLRTRVTSRRKIPKFFCLLLLLLVPICVIGIYVHGQKVAYFFRPLWDNPPAPFNTIPHYYAENVSMDHLCQLHGWSLRSQPRRIFDAIIFSNELDMLEIRWHELYPYVTKFVILESSTTFTGIPKPLFFDINKERFAFAKQKVVHGSNPGRVSVRGSNEDPFVLESKQRGAMNTLLRRAGISNGDIVLMSDTDEIPSPHALKLLQWCDGIPPIMHLELRNYMYSFEFPVDYNWKPCAHIYGPRTYYRHSRQTNVVLSDAGWHCSFCFRYISEFVFKMTGYSHADRVKRKSFLSHSRIQELICKGDDLFDMLPEEYSFQELIKRLGPIPRSASAVNLPAYLIENADKFKFLLPGGCLRTPE from the coding sequence ATGACTCTCCGAACTCGCGTCACGTCTCGACGGAAAATTCCTAAGTTCTTCTGTCTCTTACTTCTGTTACTTGTGCCGATTTGTGTAATTGGAATTTATGTCCATGGCCAAAAGGTTGCCTATTTCTTCCGACCCCTTTGGGATAACCCTCCTGCCCCTTTCAACACTATACCTCACTATTACGCCGAAAATGTCTCTATGGATCACCTCTGCCAGCTTCATGGTTGGTCGCTTCGTTCCCAACCTCGCCGCATTTTCGATGCAATTATCTTCAGTAATGAGTTAGACATGCTAGAGATTAGGTGGCATGAGCTTTATCCATATGTAACAAAATTCGTGATCCTCGAGTCCAGTACCACGTTCACAGGCATTCCAAAGCCGCTTTTCTTTGACATAAACAAGGAGAGATTTGCATTTGCTAAACAGAAAGTTGTCCACGGCTCGAATCCGGGTCGAGTTTCAGTCCGCGGATCAAACGAGGACCCGTTTGTGCTTGAGTCAAAACAACGTGGAGCCATGAACACATTGTTACGCCGTGCGGGGATTTCCAATGGTGATATTGTTCTCATGTCAGATACAGATGAGATTCCAAGTCCTCATGCTTTGAAACTTCTTCAATGGTGCGACGGGATTCCTCCCATAATGCATCTTGAACTGAGAAACTACATGTACTCGTTCGAGTTTCCCGTGGACTACAACTGGAAACCCTGCGCCCACATCTATGGTCCTCGGACATATTACCGGCATTCACGCCAGACTAATGTTGTCTTATCAGATGCAGGATGGCATTGTAGCTTTTGCTTTCGGTATATCTCGGAGTTTGTCTTCAAAATGACGGGTTATAGCCACGCAGACCGTGTCAAACGGAAATCTTTCCTTAGTCATTCAAGAATTCAGGAACTTATTTGCAAAGGAGATGATCTTTTCGATATGCTACCTGAAGAATACTCCTTCCAGGAGTTGATTAAAAGGTTGGGGCCGATACCTCGTTCGGCTTCTGCGGTTAATCTTCCTGCTTACTTGATAGAAAATGCTGATAAGTTTAAGTTCCTTCTTCCTGGAGGTTGCTTAAGAACACCAGAATGA